AATATCAGAAAGTGCTTCTTTGTGGAAACCGCCACCCTTCAGTTCTCCCGCGCGCCGCCGCCGTCCGCCCCCCCcttgctggggggggggggttgtctggAGGTCTGGGAGTTCCGGCTGGGGCGACCGGGCTCTCCTGGCCGGGTGCTGGGCAGGCCCAGGATCATCAGTGCATAAAAGCCTGCGCTGGCAGGGAGGGGCTGGCAGAGGAGCGGTCTGCCCTCAGGCTACGTAGTGGTACTGGTTGGGACTCTCCTTGTCGCGCTCCATGTAGTCTCTGTCTATCAGGGACTCGATGCGCTTCTTCAGGTCGCCGGGCTGCGGGGACAGAGAAAACGAAGATgccaaaaaattgtaaaaaaaacgtgTGGCGGTGTAGGGGTGCGAGTTAGTGCAATATTACCACCTTGACGGGGAACTTGAGCTGGTTGTAGAGCTCAGACACCAGCAGGTTGTGGCTGAGggtcttcctcatcttcatgaTCCGCACCACGGCCGCGTCGATCTGGTACTGCCGGTCCTGGAAGACGCGCTCAGTGGTGCTCACCTGCTCCTCCACCTGCCAGGGGCCAAGAATCGACGGCCGCAGACGTTGTCAACCGCAATCTTAATACAAGCTCATCTTCTACGTTTCTGAAGGAAAGAGCGAGAGGGTCTACCGTCTCCTTCATCTGGATCTGGTTGATCTTGATCCGGAACAGCTTGTGCTTGAAGTCGCCGTTGAAGACAAAGCGGTCGCCGTCCTCCACGTCCTTCCCTCTCGGGTTCTTGTTCAGCACACGCGCCTTCCCACACGCCAGGGACTGAAGCGTGCGCCGCAGCTCTCCCTCCTCTGGCAAACCAGACGCACATCCAGACAGATCAGAATCCAGGTGAACAGGcacagtgctgaactgtttacATGTGAACCATTGAAAATTTAAAgcagtatttttacattacaatatCGGCTTCAAGGAACAGGGACAACAGCGTCTCTCACGGGACCAGTTACCTGCTGCCTTATCTAaatacgtacagtacaggcctaacgttcggacacaccttctttattttctttattttcatgaccatttacattggtagattctcactgaaggcatcagaactatgaatgaacacatgtggagttatgtacttaacaaaaaaaaggtgaaataagtgaaaacatgttttatattctagtttctttgctctgattactgctttgaacactcttggcattctctcaatgagcttcaagaggtcgtcacctgaaatgcttttccaacagtcttgaaggagtttccagaggtgtttagcacttgttggccactttgccttcactctgcggtccagctcaccccaaaccatctggattgggttcaggtccggtgactgtggaggtcaggtctccactttttgttaggtacataactccacatgtgttcattcatagttttgatgcctccagtgagaacgtaaatggtcatgaaaataaagaaaacacattgaatgagaaggtgtgtccaaacttttggtctgtactgtagaTAACAGTCTCACGTATGCCACAACAGGATTTCACTGTGTTTGCAGTTTAACCAGAAAACAATGGCCCAGACTGCACCTCGTGCACTGTTGtaagataaaatgaaaaatacaagGCAAGATGGGGGTGTGTAACCATAATTGAatttggtttctttttctccaAAATCCCTCACGCACACATATTACCAGATATGcataagcaaaacaaaaatataattatatggTGCCGTATTGCTCTCCCAGACCTAAATTGAGCCTTGTTGACTTGCACTGAACCACCCGACACACTTCTGCACTCGTCCCTGCATCTCACACTTTCCTACCTTCTTGTTAAGGATGTAAGAATTAGATTCTTACAGAAAGTACAGTAACTTGAATTCACACAGCAGGAAGGTCTTGTGAGGTGATTGTGCAACCAGAGCGTAGTTACTCAGGGCTGCCCTCCGGAATCCTCCCTCACCACATTTCAGCACCTACTTCCCCTGCGCGTCTGAAATATACAGAAGCTGTAGAGGAATCTCACAAGGCGAGAGGCTGGACTTCCCCACACCACTGCAGAGTATTTCTACATCAGAACGTGACTCGGACAGAATCCGGCAAAGCCTCCAGTTTCTAAGTCACTGCTGTAGCAGGAAGTTGGGTGCGGATGATAAAGCCAAGTGTGAACTGACACACCAGCCTTAACATTACGCTATACGGTTTGTGTAATGAgggtctggtgtgtgtgttgggggggtgggggcaaaCTCACGCCAAACAAAATTTGAATCTAAATACGAATAACAATAACCAGTATTCCATAATGTAATAAGTACTGGAACGTGACAGGTGTTATGTCAGCATTAACGGTGGATTATGAAGACAGGGCAGGACGGGCGCAGTGGtagtctagcggttaaggaagcggacgcataatcaggaggttcccttctgctccccgggctcctgtcatggctgcccactgctcaccaagggtgatggtaaaaagcagaggacacatttcgttgtgtcaccgtgtgctgtgctttataatgacaaaagcaatcactttcactattgttaacatttttgctGTCATGTACAAAGATCCTCAGTAATATTTAAGGTACCAGCAACCGTTTGACCCTTAAAcagtcattttaacatttaataagtTCTGGGTGAAAAAACAGTGTGGTACTGAATGTAAACAAgagttgtgtgtattttagaaTAGTACGTGTGAGTGCCTGGAaatgaatgtgagtgtgtgtgtgtttacctatGCCTGTAGCAGAGCGGATCTCCTCCACGGTGAACTCCTCTCCCTCATTAAACATCAGCAGAACCAGAGTCTGGAACAGGGAGACCTGCAGCTCCTTCTTACCCTGGGGAAAGCAGTTGTTTCAGATACACACAAACTTCTTTATGCGGGgggacagagacacacacacacacacacgtagaacACACCTCCTTAAACTCCGCCTTCAGCACAGCGTGACCCAGGGTTGGCTGCCACTGCAGCTTACGGCCACTGTGCTTCCCCAGGTAGAACGTCTTAAAAACCTCCTGTAGCTTCACCATctgataaaacagaaaaaagcacaCAACCAGACTGAGAGGTGAACAAGAGAGACACACACGTGCAGCACGCGAAGTGCAGAGGGCGGCCAAGTTAATTATACTATATCATCTGTGtttctgagaagaaaaaaaaaaaaaaagcagatttcGTCACCATAATATCGCAAATAAATAtcagacatatacacacacacacaccatagcTTTTCTTCCTCTGCTCACAACGCTACATTTCCCTTCAGACGACCACACCTACCTCAGAGGGAAGGTGGACATCCATGGGCGTGTAGGACGGCCAGTAGCCCATGGTGAGGATGTTTACAGTCAGGTCAATGTTACTGGGGTCACTCTGGTTCTGCATATactgcagacagaaaaaaaaagacaacaatgaAAACTAGTGTGAGCTTGAAAAGatgatgaaataataatattaagaaTAAACAAGTGACTCCTTTGTCAAACACAAAAGTTCAAACCACATACAAGAAGCACAGAAATAATCATGCTTTGGCAAAATTCTAAGcaattatgataaaaaaaaaaaaaaaaaacaaaagagagaaAGGTATTTTTAACAGAAAACAACTTGTATGCATACCTGTTTAAACTGTATCATGATATCCTTGGAGAGCTCCATGTCCTTGAACATGCCCTCCAGCTTGCTGGTGAAGGCTGCCCCACACTCTGAAAGGAAAGAACCCGACACATCACACCTCACCACTCACAGCACAATGGCTGTGGATCCAACTGGGACAGATGCTATTGTTCCAATATGTCTGGTTGTCCAACATTTACAACCTTTATTCAATGAAGGTTGAGGTGACACTCTCCCTACTGTGATGTGCTGATATATAGATGCAAAGCTGCAAGTACCGTACGCATCAGCAGATCTGTGCAAATTTGTGGGCACATATGCAGCCGCAGACGAGAGATGAACTGCACTTAACCCAACTTCCTGTTCAGTCATGTGACagtgaaaatgtcatgaaaacaGCCGCTTTAAAGAGGCTGTGAAAAATAAAGCCTCTAAAggtgcaaacaaaaaaaaaaacaagattttctttattttactgattcatatatttagcattttttgcCCTTGTGTTCTAGTTCAGTGAGAATAGTTAACTGCATGTATGTATGGCTCAGGTTTAAGAGATCAGCATGCTAATGACTTCAACTCAATTAACAACTGCATTATTGATTAAGACAAACATTATTTTTCCTGATCCAATGTACTAAAGTACACTGACTGTTGCAGAATCATCCACACAAAACCTGACTTCTATTCAGGCCACTTGGACGGACGCACCGTGTTTGAGTTTGGACAGCATGGACTTCTCAGCGTCTACAGACGCACTCTTCCCGACCAGCAGCCGCTTCGCCAGGTCCTTCTTATAGAAGGCCTCAAACACGTCCTTTCCTAGAAAACAACACCGAGGCGAAACATCAGTTCACGTTCTTCTCAGAtaaaacttctttttttatcatGTGTGAAATTTGAATATGTAGATGCATTAAAATAAGGAATATATTTGCATTGTTTATAGAATACAATATTTCATCAGCCACAGTTGACTAGAGAGTAAATGTTTCCCTAAATTATTCGTGGGGGGTACAGAAGCGGGGTTGACTCTTTAATCATTAGAAAACATTGTTGTTATAATAATACTGACTGTatagaaacagaacagaacagaacatacCATGGATGAAGCGAAATATGATCATGATTTTGTCCAGGATCCTCTCCAGCTCTTCTTCTGTTGCTTCTTTGTTTCCTGCCCGGAGTTTGGAGTCCACGTATTTAGCTGGAAAGGAAACAGagaggcacacatacacacatcacatgTACAACAGTGGCAAGATGTCCAGCGAAGGGCAGAGAAAGGCAGAAAGTGAAACGTACCGATGAGCTCGGCGGGCTTGTTGGGACGCTTGTTGATGAAGCTCTCGAAAGCCTCCTTCATGGCGTTGATGAAGGTCTCGTTCCTGTTGAAACAACGCTGGGCTACGTTGTCCATCTTGTCTTTGAAGTCTAGCAGGTCCTGAACCATGTCCTTGTCCTTCTCTGGTGTCCCCACTATCTCCCCACCAAAACTCTAAACCATAGACGCACATGACAGGCCAGTCAGGGTGGCAGCAGGCTTTGGGGGAGGggacattttgaacatttttaaccCGAAGTGTGCTTCTATACCTTGATGTACTCTCTCCAATGCTGCAGCAGCACAGGTAGGCCTCCCTTCACCTTACTGAAGAGCTGGTAGAGAAGGGTCAGCTCCGTTACACGGTTCTCGTCCAGCAGGTTGCTCAGACCTGGGGAACACGCACAGTCAGAGACATAACTGGGTTTCCTTTCCCAAAACAAAGAAACGTCTTCATTGCATTCAATTGCACTCTCTGCTTTTTATGTAGAATAAATTCCAACCATGAGACATAAGTCTCCATGGCTACAAGGACTCACAATTAAACAAAGGCCATTCCAGGTAGTCTgatttcagcattttcacactctgagagagacagagacagacagaggaaaaaaaaagcaaacaagtcCCACCTTTCTGCAGAATGGCAGCCATGTGCTCTCCCAGCAGCTGCTTCTCCACCGTGGAAATAAGCGGCTTCCTGTTCCACGAGACGCGAGAGTTCAGACGAGGGACAGTCAACCGTAAGATATTATTTTAAAGAGGTCCAAGGGACTCACTGCGTGCTCTGATCCAGGTAGCTGATGACGCGGTCGTTCTCCTCATCCAGGCGCCTGGAGACGTGGTGCAGATACTCAGGAACCTGTAAGAGTCCAGCAGAGTGATGCCAGGGGGGTGCATGTGACTCCGTggaacatgtttttatttgccGCAAGGAGTAGGGTTTTTTTGCTGCACCGAACAAGAGCACACAGGATATATGAAGTGCGGTGAAGAAACCGATGGAGGCGGAGAGAGACGGAGATAATCATACAAACATAAGTCTCCCAAAATCTAAGACGAGGAAATACGATGAAGTGTATGTAGCGCTTCATTGTGACTGTGATGCAAGATGAGGAAAGACCAACATGTTTGCTCTGTCTAAAAATCAGGGCCGGGCCATGCAATAGGCAATATAGGCAGTGAGCAGACCTATGTATGCGTTCtaatcggtgtgtgtgtgtgtgtgtgtgtgtgtgtgtgtgtgtgtgtgaaactcaCATCTCTGTCTTGCATGAGTCTCTGTCCCTCGGCTGCATACAACCTGTTAGTTTCCACCAGGAAGCGCTGTTCAAACGAGTCCTTATAAACctacagtgaagtgaagtgaaatgatcgTCActacagcagagcacacggtaacacaacgaaatgtgtcctctgcatttaaccatcaagcttggtgagcagtgggcagccatgacaggcgcccagggaccagtgtgtggggacggcgctttgctcagtggcacctcagtgggattcaggattcgaaccggcaaccttccgattacgggtccgcttccttacccgctaggtggAACACACATCAGAACCCTACACCTGCTTTGTGTTCGTTCCATGTTTGTCCAATTGTAAGATCACATGATGAACTCGTTATTCCGTTACCGAGCTCATCCCAAGCGGCCAATCACCTGCAGGTCAGCGAGCATGCCCAGTAGGCTGCGCAGGAGGCTGCGGTCGATCGTCTCGCCGTTGCGCTCGCGTTCGATCTGCTCCAGGATCCCGTCCACGGTGCGGCTCTGGACTGCGCTGTCGCTCACGATGTGAGTGCGGAACAGCTCCAGACCAGTGTCCCTGCAGCAGTCACTCATTCATCATACGTGCAATCACGACATGTCAGAAGATCATTCTAAAACATGGACTAGCTGAGAGAAGCACATTCTTCTTCAAATCATGGACAGAGAATATAATCCTTCAGGGGTCCAGATCATAACGAGGGCACATAAAGCATAGCTCTGAAAGTTCATCAAATGCCCTGGGGCATTAGAGAAGTAGAGAAGAGAAGCACTTGGTCAGGCAGGAGTCATGTGACTGACGACTCACCAGATGGAGGGCAGCAGAGAGTTCTGAAGCACGTAGGTGCGGTCCAGAAAAAGGAAGATGCTCCGGATCATGATCTGAACCACATTgttacacacagaacacacagagGTTACTGCCGGGGAGAAATCCGAGACGCAGATTTGAACCCCACAGCGTTACACAATCCAAATTAACTCATTAAAATGCTCCACTGttataacaaacacacatatcacAATACTGCTGAGcaacactgaaatatttagGAATATTGCGCGATTAATAAACAGAAGATGCCAACGACCGTCCTCCCCTGACTCACCCACTCTCGCCTTACCGTTTGTCTGCAGTGGTCCTGCCAGCATCTGTTCATCCTCTTCAGGAAGGACAGGCTGTCCAGAGACTCTGTGGAAGCGACTGGTTAAGGTGGTTGAACTCTGTTCACAGCATTTTTGACTCTCCAAACACACACGTGTATATCATACATATCCTGCCAAGAATGTTCAGAGCATACGGAAGCAATACTTCGATCCAGTGACACTGGAAATAGAAGTTTATACCTTAAATTATTTATAACATATAAgaggtggcctggtgggtaagacactcgcctatgaaccaaaaaaagcacaaagtcacaggttcaaagcccacttactaccactgtgtccctgagcaagacacttaacccggagtaaccctgtaaatactgattgtaaggcgctctggataaggacgttgAACAAATGCACAATGAGCCAGGCCATCAGCACCCCCTTCAGGCCAAGCCTAAAGCCAGCAGGTCGCAGTCAGCATGTTATCAGGGACGTGCAGCCCCGGTGCCGCAATCATCACCAACAGCATCTCTGTACGCACAGAGGCTCGGACTTCTGCGTAAACAATGGCGCACGGAAGGATATTCTCTGAACTGGTGAATCTGGGCCTGCACGTGCTCTTCACACACTTGCCTCAGCTGCTTGTAGAGCATTGGCGAGACTTTATAGGAGCACAAGTTCTCTACTGCCTGGAGGGTGGGAGACAAAACAGAGAGATCAGAATGAGTAAAAACATGCACGGTGTCATATTTactgtcatttttaatgacagCAGAGATAAAAATGTACAACTGTGAGTGGATGTCACTAGATGCAGCGTTCAGCGGCACACTGCAGAATGTCCTGGAATGGCCAGTGGTTTCTATTCTGGTGCTTTTCGGATTAGAGCAGAGGGCCGCGGCCTGTGACCCATCAGCGCCTCACTTGGCATCTTTCAGTAACAGGAGACGTTACatcacaaccacacacacacaccaattggGAAAAGGAGTCTTTGTGTGAACCAAACTGTGGATGAGACTCAATAGGGAACCCGGCCCGGCAAAGACAACTGATATCCATCAACCAATCAGAGACGCCGACACTAAGCTGTGAAGATACATTTACATGACTTAAAAGATTGAAACGCTCCTGTTGCGAGAAGAGGCCAAGCTGGCCGTCTCAGGCCACTTCATTAAGAGACACAGGGCGGAGGTCCCAAACAGCAAATTCCACCTGGTCAGAAATTGAATCACAATGTCGGGTATTTAACTGTTTTTCCCTAAGATAAAACCATCCAGGAGTGTGGGTATGAGGGCAACATACGAGCTAATCCTGCTTTAGCACTGCGCCACGCCCACCTGGTACAGCTCCTCCAGGTTGTATTTTATGGACGTGCTGTTCTGAATGGCTCCCACAGCATCTCTGAGCTTCAGCCACGTGTCTTCTGTGTAATTATCAGCAAGCTTAGGTCTGTCTGCAAGTGCAAAAGTTTTCTATGTTAAAACAGTCAACCCACCCCCAATAATAAGAGCATGCATAATATAACAGTGGGCTGCAGTGATTCCTTAAAAAAATGACTATGCTACTTAGTGACCACACTTAAGTGGTTTGGTTGGTCATATAACTAAATATaacaagaaataaacacacGAAAAAGTACTAATAAAGTTTATAACATATAGCGTATGCGCTTCATTGTGCCCTTTAAGGTTAAATATGAACAAAGCATCCACATTCACATCACATACAAGTCAAAAATATCGAAACAAATACAATATACGCACGAGTTATGCACGTATAAAGGCATACAGACAGATGAATGTGCTGCCATTCGCGAGATATCGCGATAACTGTCGATGAGCCCCACGGGTAGGTAGTTTTATATAACAGGTGACTGAGAACGCCACAACACCCCCACACCAGGCCAGTTCGGCTGTGCCGACGCCCACAAGTCTTCTCACCTTTGAAGTTCTTGATCACCAGCTTCCTCGACGCGCCAGTTTTGGAGGCCGTGCCCGGCGTCCTCGTCACTCCGTTGCTGTGCTCCGCTAAGGACTTCACGTTCGCCCGAATGTCGTCCGCCATCCTCGCCGACACGTCCCGCGGCCTCGCTAGCCGCTGGTCAGTAACAGGCCGGCGGGTCCGACGCCAAGCTGGACGGTTGGTGGCCGCTTCGCCGCGAAACGCGCTCGATTAGGGCTCTCGGACAAGCAGCGGAGGTCGCCAGACTCCCAGTGACAGCCACGGCTAGGCGACAAACTTCTGCTAGCCAGCGAGAAAGCGCGCACGGCGGACGGGCTCCTGTTCACCCGCGGCCCGGTCCGAGTAGAGTTAGGCCCCGGAAGACGCGGCCGCCGGGCATATTCGAACACACACGCTCGAGTGCGGCCAacgcaagataaaaaaaaaaaaaaaaagaaagcatgcAACAACAAAATGGCACAGGAACACGGAGACGCGACAAGATGGAAGGAATTAGCCGGCTAAGCGTTTCGGTGCGCTCagtgctgccccctgcaggaACGAGGGCACAACGCACACGTTTTGGCGAatctacattttaatttttaaggcacagacagacagatgcaaTGACTTGATTTATGTAGTTGATGTATGTCAAACACACAGTACCTGgttaaagaaacattttattttattttaggaaTTTGAAGAAGGAAGCTGTTGACCGAAGATAGGAGCGTATGACCACCTTTTCATGACGAATAAGCCGAATGCGAAAAGGCAGTTTCCTTTTGGTAAAACGTAAACGGGAAGCAAAGCGGaagcggtttttttttttttttttaaactacctCTCGGAGCACCATGGCACACATAACCATCAACCAGTACCTCCAGCAGGTAGGCAAATGACTCGCCTAAGACGTGATCTGAACCAGTTTCAGCAAAGTTGCCATGTTGTTTTTCTGCCCGCCAGGTACTGGAGGCCATCGATAACAGGGACGGCTCGTTTTGCGCAGAGTTCCTGTCATTCAAACACCCGCATGTGGCCAATCCGCGTCTGCAGGTACAGCCTTGTGACTGGTGATGGGTTCGCTGGGCTCAAAATCAGGCGCGCAACCAAAACTGGACCTGGAATATcctacactacaggccaaaagtttggacacaccttttcattcaatgtgttttctttattttcatgaccatttacattggtagattctcactgaaggcatcaaaactatgaatgaacacatgtggagttatgtacttaacaaaaaaaaaggtgaaataactgaaaacatgttttatattctagtttctttgctctgatatctgctttgcacactcttggcattctctcgatgagcttcaagaggtcgtcacctgtaatgcttttccaacagtcttgaaggagttcccagaggtgtttagcgcttgttggtccagctcaccccaaaccatctggattgggttcaggtccggtaactgtggaggccaggtctccactttttgtttagtacataactatgaatgaacacatgtggagttttgatgccttcagtgagaatctaccaacataaatggtcatgaaaataaagaaaactcattgaatgaaaaggtgtgtccaagcttttggcctgtactgtacattgaaCCAAATCAGGCTTGGAGGGATTTGATACCACTAGATTAAatctgattaaaaataaatactttttaacaGTACACAGTATCGCAATTGTCATGAAATATGGAATCGTACACCCTTTGATGCATTGCAGTTCCGTCATAATGGAGCTTGACACTGTTGCCTGCCCACAGCTTTCGAACCCAGAGGAGAAGTGTCAGCAGGTGCTGGAGCCGCCCTATGATGAGATGATTGCTGCACATTTGAGGTACGCTTGCGCGCCTCTTGGTTGAACAGAATCCTCCTGGTCCATAGAATGAATCCGCAGCATGGCCGCTGTGACCATTTTGCTTTTTCCTTCTGCAGATGCACGTATGCCGTTGCCAATCACGATTTTGTGGAGGCCTACAAATGCCAGACGGTGGTTGTACAATATCCTTTGAggatgggcaaaaaaaaaagaaaaaaggtcaaaGAACAAAGGAATGTTTGTCTGTTCTTCTAATCAACGAGATTCTCCTTAACATCCTACATCGTTCCTGAGAGCGTTCCAAGCACACAAGGAAGATAACTGGTCAGAATTCATGCATTTTCACTATTTCTcaaaatgagaaattatttcattgtttGTTGTTGTACAGTGTCATAGTTGAAAACCTGGTTTGCATTTGTCAGGGCTTTGCCACTGATGTTTGCAGTTGCACTGGACCTGAGGATATTTGCCAATAATGTAAGTTTCTGCATGATGTcagttcagtaaaaaaaaaaaaaaattcctctgGAAGATGTGTGTTGTGATGGGGTTCATTTGTCAGGCAGAGCAGCAGCTACAGAAGAAGGGAAAGGGGAAGGTGGGAGACATGCTGGAGAAAGCTGCCGAGCAGCTCATGAGCTGCTTCAGGGTTTGCGCCAGTGACAAGTgagtagtagcctggtgggtaagactcAACCTATTAACCAGGagaccccggttcaaaccccacgtgttaccacagtgtccctgaggaagacactccggggggggggggggactgtccttgtaactactgattgtaaggcattctagataagggcatctggtaaatgctgtaaatgtaaagtgaggACATATACACAATGTTGGATACTCTCCTGAACGgagtttttatgtatttatttaattatttgtttatttgtttgtttatttatttatttatttatttttgggtctggccactgttgcctctggggCTTTGATCACTGTTCTATCTGTTAGGCGCTTTGTGGCAGTGTATATTGTGAAAAGCACTATATAAATGAAGATTGACTTGATTGAACTGTCTGTTGTTCTGCAGCCGTGCAGGGATCGATGACTCTAAGAAGTGGGGCATGCTGTTTCTTATAAACCAACTGTTCAAGATCTACTTCAAGGTCAGCAGCAACAAGATTTGTGGTGTATATTCTGAATAAGTGTGTATGCCATGCAGCAGATATCAAATTCTTACTTACTAGACGTGTGTGTTGAgtctctttgtttgtttgtttgtttatttatttaacgtGGTTGGTAATTAATATACAGTTggtctggaaagtattcagacccctttaaATTTTTCaattgttatattgcagctatTTGCT
The Denticeps clupeoides chromosome 15, fDenClu1.1, whole genome shotgun sequence DNA segment above includes these coding regions:
- the cul4a gene encoding cullin-4A; its protein translation is MADDIRANVKSLAEHSNGVTRTPGTASKTGASRKLVIKNFKDRPKLADNYTEDTWLKLRDAVGAIQNSTSIKYNLEELYQAVENLCSYKVSPMLYKQLRQVCEEHVQAQIHQFREESLDSLSFLKRMNRCWQDHCRQTIMIRSIFLFLDRTYVLQNSLLPSIWDTGLELFRTHIVSDSAVQSRTVDGILEQIERERNGETIDRSLLRSLLGMLADLQVYKDSFEQRFLVETNRLYAAEGQRLMQDRDVPEYLHHVSRRLDEENDRVISYLDQSTQKPLISTVEKQLLGEHMAAILQKGLSNLLDENRVTELTLLYQLFSKVKGGLPVLLQHWREYIKSFGGEIVGTPEKDKDMVQDLLDFKDKMDNVAQRCFNRNETFINAMKEAFESFINKRPNKPAELIAKYVDSKLRAGNKEATEEELERILDKIMIIFRFIHGKDVFEAFYKKDLAKRLLVGKSASVDAEKSMLSKLKHECGAAFTSKLEGMFKDMELSKDIMIQFKQYMQNQSDPSNIDLTVNILTMGYWPSYTPMDVHLPSEMVKLQEVFKTFYLGKHSGRKLQWQPTLGHAVLKAEFKEGKKELQVSLFQTLVLLMFNEGEEFTVEEIRSATGIEEGELRRTLQSLACGKARVLNKNPRGKDVEDGDRFVFNGDFKHKLFRIKINQIQMKETVEEQVSTTERVFQDRQYQIDAAVVRIMKMRKTLSHNLLVSELYNQLKFPVKPGDLKKRIESLIDRDYMERDKESPNQYHYVA